GTACGTGAGAAAAATCCATAAATTTATAGATAAAGATCTTTTCCTAACAGCATAGACGTTTGATATTAGTTGATTCAATTCTTATAAATGTCAAGTAAAAGCAATGCTCCTGTACCTATAGCACAAAGGCAGATTATATTATCAGCACaacttttttttcccttctctttATTGTTTGCTGAAGTATTGGGATGTGACTGAACAATCACCGGTGATGGTCCATTTGCCTCCTTGCTATCTTGAAGGAACAAAGTTAGGGGAAGGATAGGGTATAGGATAACCAGTTTGGATAACTTGTGTTTCTACTGCTGCTTTTGTAGCAAACACAACAAAGGAGGCATCATTCACTGTTGGTGGCCCTTCCTTTCCAAACATCACTGCCAATTCCTTCCCATCGTAAAATCACCTTTTTGATTTCTTAAAGAGTCGGCCAAGCCAATTCCACCACTTTATAATGCTTTTGCAGTAGGTACAGGGACTAGGCAATGCTACTTTAGTAGTATCTTCTTTCAAATCTCAAATAGATTTGTTTTTTTGTTTGCGCCTATGTAGAGTTTTTGCTTGCTGTCTTTGTAGACTCTCTTGTGTGATGTAAAGGTGATAATATTCATCTCAGATATCCTTCTATTGTCCATCCCAAAGTCAGTATTAAACGGTCTTTtgtaatataaatatattatccGAGTATCAATTTAGCTACGTCTGTGGGGGGTTTGTGGGTTTTTTTCGTCTCCAAATTATATAAAAGAAGATAAATTACAAGATAGCGTAAATAACTGAGTACCTCAGTCTGCACTTGTTTTCTTCTCTCATTCTAAATTGTTCCAACTTCTTAAATAGTTCGCTGGAGGAATCATCTTaggatttttttcaattttaatgtcTGATGAGAGGAGACTTTGGCGGCAAGGTTATTCTCACAAGTTGGCGTTTCAGAAAAGGGTTTATCTTTTTCTACTAATGAAGTTGCTTAGAAGGCCCATCATGCATTATTGGTCTCCCGTCTTAAGAAAATGCCTAATCTGCAATTGTCATCTCTTTAATGCTGTTGATGACTGGTCCCTCCCCTCAGCAGTGCTTCACAAACATGTGGATCTGACTGGGTTCTTATGCAAATCTGACTCGGCAAAATCTTAGATCCTGGTCCCCGTATCAAATTCTACTTCACAAGGGTCGTGTCAACGGTTGGACGTTTTCTCTAGCATCTTCAGAATCTCCGTCAAAGGAACTTGTCTTGCAACTTACATGATCCACTTGCTTGGTGACCTTTCACTGTCACAAACTGTACCCTACTTCCTCCTATCCAAAGTCATGCATGACTATGAAGAAAAGTCGCCTTCCATGTATATTTGCACTCTGATTACTTAGCCACCATCATATTCCTGTATGGAGTCGACATCATCGTCAGTTGCATatcaatttttttgaaaaagcaaGCTAGTCAgcaacagagacattctgtttaGCATAGCTGGTATTTCGTCCTCCCAATCTGTCTATATAAAGACTCCCTTCTTCTCTCTGATTTcctccccttctcttctccctctctgcTTCTCTTTGTTTATGATTTACTGTCAAAAAGAAAGACAAATGAACGTCATGGTGGATTACTGCTGCGCTAGTCTTGTCCTGCTTCGATTCCTTAAGCATGCCGTCTTCTTATTATCTCTTGTAACGAAATGGTTCCTTTCCCCCTGCTACGACGCCTGGTGGCCTAATTCTTCTTCGCCGGAGAGAGACGGAAAAGGAACCGAGGCCAGGGAACGGCACCGCGCAGCCGCCCGGGCTGTGCGGACGGCCCTTGGGGTCGCCACCTACGGCGAACTGGTGGCCGATCAGGAAGCGGCGGGCTTTTGCGCCGTGTGCCTTTGCAGGGTGGGGCCCCGCGACCGCGTGCGCGAGCTGCGCAGCTGCCGGCACGTGTTCCACATGCGGTGCCTCGACCGATGGCTCGACCACGACGAGCGCCTCAGCTGCCCGCTCTGCCGCGCGACGCTCCTCGACCTGCGAGGGGCGTCGGTTCAGCCGCCGCCGCCGGCGCAGCCCAGCTGGGCAGTCGAGCGCCTGCTATACCTATTCGGGGATGACGTCCTCCTGGCTGATCCTCATCAGTCATAGCTTCGCCTGCTGCTTCGTGCCCCTTTTTTATTGGCTGCTGGGGGGAATTTCTGTCGATATGTCATTAACCTTAGATTGTAGTGGTGTACAAATTTTGCTTGTTGGTGGGGAAGAAATTGGGAGACCCAAGTTGGGAAGCTGGTATCTTCCACAAGGCCTCTGACAAACAAATAGAGCATTTTTGGGGCTAGTAACTTCCCTTTACGTTTGTTGGAGTGTAGATCTTTACCTGCAAATGAAACGATTTGAATGTTGTTGTTATAGAATGCACTTACCATGATGATAAATGGTCATGACAAACTCAATGTAGTGCTACATCACGAAATAATCTGTCTTGAGGAGAACTTCAAATGTCGAACAACattgcttttaaaaattaatgatGGATACAAGCCACTCAGTTAAGCTTCGAATGAGAGAATCCAATTCAGAGCAAATGCCACAAGTGGCTCAAATGTCTCGATTGAAAACTTTTTCTGCTCTTCAGATAGTTTTAATTTGTGAAGAGCAAGTAGCAAAGCCTGTGAATAGAGAATAATGATATCAACACTCTATCTAACATATTCAAAGAATACCACAATGACTAGATTCCCTATTTAGAAGACATTCACATACAGTTTGATGTCTGTGGACAGGTGGCTTCATTTTTAGTGTTCCATATTCAATGCTAGCAGCACTAAATGAATGCCCTCCAACCGTGTATGCAGCCTAATTTTAAAGAAGAGAACAAGACAATTTAAAACTGCAAAATATAGGAGGAGAAATAATTTCATATCACTCTTTGGAACACCATATGCAAGATAAGCCTGCATTTGATGACAGAAGAATGGTCAAATCCTTCTTGCCTACATTACActatttcttttaaaaacaagTCAGCATATTGCATATGTCCCAGGTAGCTTACGTGCATGATCAGTGCGTTGTATAAGTTTATCCAAAGTGCCAATTTCTCGTTGCCGGTAAGGTGAACTGGGTTTTCTTCTGCTAGTTGCTCAATCAGTGATCTGCCTAATCCAAGGATATATTAGTATGGCAAAGAAAAATCAAACCAATTATTGATGCTTAGAGTCAATATCTTTGATTGCAATTACATTGCAAAATGAGACTATTTCAGTGACTCAAGTCTTGGAAGCATGGCCAATAAATACTGAATAGTAAGGTAGCGCCTTACACATGTTCAATGACTTGCCCTCGAATCCATGAGAGAGTTATGAATACACAGTTGGTAACAAAAAAATGTATTGTCCATATTTGGTGAAGATTATTCAGCCCAACACAATTTTCCATGGCAATGTAAGGATCAAATATAGATCCTGTAGCTAAAATGTCTTTATTATATTGCTGACCAATTTGAGGACTGTCTACCCATGAAGAAATTGATGATTCAGATATTGAACAATGTGATGAAATTGAAAAGTTATCCGCCGGTGAGGAAGGAAGACGAACAATGTCAGAGGACATTCGAGATGATACCGTAGAAACATCAGCTAatgagataaaaatatttttcatacaacGGACTATTTCTTTAGCTAGCTGATTGGGATGATTCCAAAGGTCTTTAATGGGGATCTGTTTTCTGAAAATTTCAGTTGGCACAACCTGACAGAATTCTTTCTCTGGTAACTTCTCTTCTTGATCAAACATGCTGCTAGTGTCCTGACAAAATCATCACCTATTACAAATTATAGTCCAACACAAACCTATGAaacacaaaataatttaaattcattAGCTGTTTATTGCCACCTCCAATTTGGAGATCAATAGAAAAAAGTGCAGTGCTACTTATGCCAATCAATACAAATTTTATTAAGGGTACGATCTTGTGGGGTTTATTGTATACAATTCCTATTAACTTGCATTACAATTCATACTTCTAATTGGCAAAATTTACAAGTACACATTTTGTTCGTAGAATAAAATAGTTCATACTTGTTATGACTAAGCTAGACCAGTAGATTCTGTTATATGTAGTACACTACTAGTAGCTTTGTGCAAAGTTTTCGGTCATTATATGAAACATATAATGTAAGCCTATTAGAAGAGTGCAAC
This genomic stretch from Zingiber officinale cultivar Zhangliang chromosome 7A, Zo_v1.1, whole genome shotgun sequence harbors:
- the LOC122002189 gene encoding brassinosteroid-responsive RING protein 1-like encodes the protein MVDYCCASLVLLRFLKHAVFLLSLVTKWFLSPCYDAWWPNSSSPERDGKGTEARERHRAAARAVRTALGVATYGELVADQEAAGFCAVCLCRVGPRDRVRELRSCRHVFHMRCLDRWLDHDERLSCPLCRATLLDLRGASVQPPPPAQPSWAVERLLYLFGDDVLLADPHQS
- the LOC122002193 gene encoding uncharacterized protein LOC122002193; the protein is MAYDESGALSSTAPIYAFLEPRRLDGRPTMEWKEKDHLGEAGSIMLCNRSFSNHSSRFELEQEVHTLQQVLQEEMELHVILENALEHAAVTLSDLSYLPNEAQDLLSNTPSLEMTISRLEEEMTSLHFQLIQERNERRLTEYQLKQLPAQPSKFAPAKNAANDTSSMFDQEEKLPEKEFCQVVPTEIFRKQIPIKDLWNHPNQLAKEIVRCRSLIEQLAEENPVHLTGNEKLALWINLYNALIMHAYLAYGVPKSDMKLFLLLYFAAYTVGGHSFSAASIEYGTLKMKPPVHRHQTALLLALHKLKLSEEQKKFSIETFEPLVAFALNWILSFEA